The Methylomarinum vadi genome has a window encoding:
- the cmr5 gene encoding type III-B CRISPR module-associated protein Cmr5 encodes MIKQAQPSLDQRRAAYAWEKVQGCGGEYMKLAKGAPALIMNNGLMQTLAFYEDKGEKHNHHRDLNRHIIDWLATYLTGKPVANVPFATMMDALLQADSAKYRRATQETLALLRWIRQFAAIDYR; translated from the coding sequence ATGATTAAACAGGCGCAACCGAGTTTGGATCAACGGCGAGCAGCCTATGCTTGGGAAAAGGTGCAAGGCTGCGGCGGCGAATATATGAAATTGGCCAAGGGCGCACCGGCCCTGATTATGAATAACGGCTTGATGCAGACCTTGGCGTTTTATGAAGACAAAGGCGAAAAGCATAACCATCATCGGGATTTAAACCGGCATATTATCGATTGGCTGGCGACTTATTTAACGGGTAAGCCGGTCGCCAATGTGCCGTTTGCAACCATGATGGATGCGTTATTGCAAGCCGATAGCGCTAAATATCGCCGGGCGACCCAGGAAACCCTGGCTTTGCTGCGCTGGATACGCCAATTTGCGGCCATCGATTATCGATAA
- a CDS encoding PDDEXK family nuclease yields the protein MNEQLFGWNEQTWLYLDQLGILAGNVMLLFSLCAVVFGWLRRDNIRRWFSRNRFPHIGGKPEGKDWQGLVFTVSRDELPCWVIGQLRPKRIGLLVTDHSEAAGKRIQAYAEQQGIAVHRRMIENADDPNEVYLRTRELLQLLRGEESGRLAIDITGGKVPMSLGAFMAAEEAGVDSLYVSTRFEQGRPDMRSASITSVSRTQ from the coding sequence ATGAACGAACAGTTATTCGGCTGGAACGAACAAACCTGGCTGTATCTCGACCAACTCGGCATTCTGGCCGGCAACGTCATGTTGCTGTTTTCGCTGTGCGCCGTAGTGTTCGGCTGGTTGCGGCGCGACAATATCCGCCGTTGGTTCAGCAGGAACCGTTTTCCGCATATCGGCGGCAAGCCGGAAGGAAAGGATTGGCAGGGGCTGGTTTTTACCGTCAGCCGGGACGAATTGCCTTGTTGGGTCATCGGGCAACTGCGTCCTAAAAGGATCGGCTTGCTGGTCACCGACCACAGCGAGGCGGCCGGCAAGCGCATTCAGGCCTATGCCGAGCAACAAGGGATTGCAGTACACCGCCGAATGATTGAAAATGCCGACGACCCTAACGAAGTTTATCTACGCACACGGGAATTGTTGCAGCTATTGCGTGGCGAGGAAAGCGGCCGTCTTGCCATCGATATTACCGGAGGCAAAGTGCCGATGAGTTTAGGCGCCTTCATGGCAGCTGAAGAAGCCGGCGTCGATTCGCTGTATGTGTCCACTCGTTTTGAACAGGGGCGGCCGGATATGCGTTCGGCGAGCATTACTTCGGTATCGCGCACCCAATGA
- a CDS encoding DUF1778 domain-containing protein, producing MRLSIEVTAEQHQKLKAIAALSGKSIKDYVLERVFSEENAENDEEALRQLEAFLEPRIKMAQEEPLSSKSIKQIFEETQQESR from the coding sequence ATGCGCTTATCAATCGAAGTTACAGCGGAACAACACCAAAAACTCAAGGCGATTGCGGCTTTATCCGGAAAAAGCATCAAGGATTATGTTCTGGAGAGGGTCTTTTCTGAAGAGAACGCTGAAAATGACGAAGAAGCGTTACGCCAGTTAGAGGCCTTTTTGGAACCGCGAATCAAAATGGCGCAAGAAGAGCCATTGAGCAGCAAATCGATTAAGCAAATCTTCGAAGAAACTCAGCAAGAAAGCCGTTAG
- a CDS encoding type II toxin-antitoxin system RelE/ParE family toxin translates to MLTYELTAAAEEDLRTIARYTLKEWGETQLWRYADLLEKRMEAIAEGAAHSRTFSKRFPEVWVTRCEHHYIFYLHPQGRVPQIIAVLHEKMDLVQRLKHRLE, encoded by the coding sequence ATGTTGACGTATGAATTGACTGCAGCGGCTGAAGAAGACCTCAGGACTATTGCGCGGTACACCTTGAAAGAGTGGGGTGAAACGCAACTTTGGCGTTATGCGGATCTTTTGGAAAAACGCATGGAAGCGATTGCGGAGGGGGCAGCGCATTCTCGGACATTCTCCAAACGATTTCCCGAAGTTTGGGTGACTCGCTGCGAACACCATTATATTTTTTATCTTCACCCTCAAGGCAGAGTGCCTCAGATCATAGCGGTGCTGCATGAGAAAATGGATTTAGTGCAACGGCTGAAGCATCGTTTAGAGTAA
- the cas6 gene encoding CRISPR system precrRNA processing endoribonuclease RAMP protein Cas6: MSPHIPALPVYHYQFEFAVAGPVRLPRYPGSAWRGAFGHALKRTVCIVRDTACADCMLQSSCAYSYIFETPPPANAGKMRKYTASPHPFVLRFPQQNAEEAGKYRLELIVIGQGQKFFPYIVHALQKAGQDGIGSGRQPFILENIRQRLNNDTMATVYQAGQLTLPGADSLAEPPPMPDRIELVLHTPLRIKQNGRNLTPQSFNFGAFFGNLLRRISMLTYFHGETPLETDFAELTRQARQIQFSDKQLQWFDWKRYSSRQDAEMNMGGVVGTLSLAMPGLEPFWPYLWLGQWIHAGKGTSMGLGYYSIETASLPSDDNRMK, translated from the coding sequence ATGTCGCCACATATTCCCGCTTTACCCGTTTATCACTACCAGTTCGAGTTTGCCGTTGCCGGTCCGGTCAGGCTGCCGCGCTACCCAGGCTCCGCCTGGCGCGGCGCGTTCGGCCACGCCCTGAAAAGAACGGTCTGCATCGTCCGCGATACGGCTTGCGCGGACTGCATGCTGCAAAGTTCCTGCGCCTATTCCTATATCTTCGAGACGCCTCCGCCGGCAAATGCCGGAAAGATGCGTAAATACACGGCTTCCCCGCATCCCTTCGTATTGCGCTTTCCGCAGCAGAATGCGGAGGAAGCCGGTAAATATCGACTCGAGCTCATAGTGATCGGGCAGGGGCAAAAGTTTTTTCCCTATATCGTGCATGCCTTGCAGAAAGCCGGGCAGGACGGCATTGGCAGCGGGCGACAGCCGTTTATCCTGGAAAACATACGGCAACGCCTTAACAACGACACGATGGCAACCGTATACCAGGCGGGCCAGTTGACGCTTCCAGGAGCCGATAGCCTGGCCGAACCGCCTCCCATGCCGGATCGCATCGAACTTGTCCTGCACACCCCATTGCGTATCAAACAAAACGGCCGCAATCTGACCCCGCAATCGTTCAATTTCGGTGCCTTCTTCGGCAACCTGCTGCGGCGTATATCGATGCTGACTTATTTCCACGGCGAAACCCCATTGGAAACCGATTTCGCCGAACTGACGCGGCAAGCCAGGCAAATCCAATTCAGCGATAAGCAATTGCAATGGTTCGACTGGAAACGCTACTCTTCGCGGCAGGACGCGGAAATGAACATGGGCGGCGTCGTCGGAACATTAAGCCTGGCCATGCCGGGCCTGGAACCGTTCTGGCCCTATCTGTGGCTGGGGCAATGGATCCACGCCGGCAAGGGCACCAGCATGGGATTGGGGTATTACAGCATCGAAACGGCAAGCTTGCCAAGCGACGATAATCGAATGAAATAG
- the cmr6 gene encoding type III-B CRISPR module RAMP protein Cmr6, with amino-acid sequence MTKAALPNYMDKHLKHQDIPPGHIFGMYFPVWQNDWKKVDQQKTDALKKALSIAPGIQKMQEALVQRQRSAALNHQAIAYFSADSIAPFVTGLGNEHPLENGFAFLNPYGLPYFPGSSVKGVLRMAAEELALGLYGETQSWDMLTVWLLFGFEGSASYLSDKVYHIDILDQEAEKRREAYRQWLEQGDYDQDALKIFIRSVLNEHEQKQYLEDPRQFLKDLPGKDISLQGALSFWDVYPQSKNLAMDILTPHHGEYFQGKHGPHDSEQPNPNVFLTIPPGSRFDFYCTAEAARLPENLQQHWQTLLQQAFHYAFDWLGFGAKTAVGYGQMTERPNAMEDLRGEKAKQEQRQKENAEKLAEQQRLANLPPIEREMAELIQSNNDPQKKDYLVLLDAVKNHADWQSEDKEIVLTRVKVMMQECGDWKETSKKKKPQQDKPHQRTLEVIRLLKDF; translated from the coding sequence ATGACAAAAGCCGCATTACCAAATTACATGGACAAACACCTCAAGCATCAGGATATCCCGCCGGGCCATATATTCGGGATGTATTTTCCGGTGTGGCAAAATGACTGGAAAAAAGTCGATCAACAAAAAACCGATGCGCTGAAAAAAGCGCTTTCCATTGCGCCGGGCATCCAAAAAATGCAAGAAGCACTTGTTCAACGGCAGCGCAGCGCCGCCTTAAATCACCAAGCCATCGCCTATTTCTCCGCCGACAGTATCGCACCGTTCGTAACCGGTTTGGGCAACGAACACCCTTTGGAAAACGGCTTTGCTTTTTTGAATCCTTACGGCTTGCCTTACTTTCCCGGTTCCAGCGTCAAAGGCGTGTTGCGAATGGCTGCGGAAGAGTTGGCGCTGGGTTTGTACGGCGAAACCCAGAGCTGGGACATGCTAACGGTTTGGCTGTTGTTCGGCTTCGAAGGCAGCGCCAGTTATTTGTCGGATAAGGTCTATCATATCGATATTCTGGATCAGGAAGCGGAAAAACGGCGCGAGGCCTATCGGCAATGGCTTGAACAAGGCGATTATGACCAGGATGCTTTAAAGATATTTATCCGGTCGGTGTTAAATGAACACGAACAAAAACAGTATCTAGAAGACCCGCGGCAATTTTTGAAGGATTTGCCTGGCAAGGACATCAGTCTTCAGGGCGCATTGAGCTTTTGGGATGTCTATCCGCAAAGTAAAAATCTGGCGATGGATATACTGACGCCGCATCATGGCGAGTATTTTCAGGGCAAACATGGTCCTCACGACTCCGAACAACCCAACCCCAATGTTTTCCTGACGATACCGCCCGGCAGTCGTTTCGATTTTTACTGCACGGCGGAAGCCGCGCGGTTGCCGGAAAATTTACAGCAACATTGGCAAACCTTATTACAACAGGCGTTTCACTATGCCTTCGATTGGTTGGGCTTCGGCGCGAAAACGGCGGTCGGTTACGGACAAATGACTGAAAGGCCGAATGCGATGGAGGACTTGCGCGGTGAAAAGGCAAAGCAAGAACAACGACAAAAAGAAAATGCTGAAAAACTTGCCGAACAACAGCGCTTGGCTAACTTGCCGCCGATAGAAAGGGAAATGGCCGAACTGATACAGAGCAATAACGATCCGCAGAAAAAAGATTATCTGGTGCTGTTGGATGCGGTGAAAAATCATGCCGATTGGCAAAGTGAGGACAAGGAAATCGTACTCACCCGTGTCAAGGTCATGATGCAGGAATGCGGCGATTGGAAAGAGACGTCCAAAAAGAAAAAACCGCAACAAGACAAACCGCACCAACGCACACTCGAAGTGATACGATTGTTGAAAGATTTTTGA
- the cas10 gene encoding type III-B CRISPR-associated protein Cas10/Cmr2, protein MENNTLWQIKLAARVHDPAEKALVLMRDPAGHEGGTTRTLLKSFFPDGVDEKTKKRIKQADHWASAADRPQFPQDANNRFAKWTQVRFHEKPEIKHPLTGKSADLGSLSIEPEHIKAFSTDSFKALIENNPDGSIDWRKTLLGFWRFGPELNPEGLGHLWRLLPADTRIPDHTIWAHLDLTSAFCGAFAADDNDRPALLNISFGPVQSFIAAGRSTSDLWAGSHLLSRIVWEGMKVICESLGPDAIIFPQLRGVPMVDLWLQKEMGLAKERFQDCEWRKAKTDGNPLFSAALPNKFVALVPASLAKELAQQVTERVRAWVSSEAEAMLKQCLNEARIDDDTGLYCYQQLKEQLHGFPEVYWAAVPWLCQQQKGSVDTEGLADAMRPFYPESNMPGFLDSELWKLLNKAIEPEQNWKFYNPNPGVLYPAVFDLLDRVAAAAKSTRTFKQMPQQGYRNTLSGEYEWLTTDPEQLQLPPGKRKDTLWLKVAERKPSWVKKGEHLSALDMLKRLWPTHFIDEIKNAVDGLEGLSRYVVSTHDMAFATGFEQWLNNAQDNDLPTALRAQLENWDTQSALPKKLLKQARDNQAIRTLAKKLPSFYEATIKDGKEGQITPEIANTLSRFFQESYYGLILLDGDHMGAWLAGSEDTYRMPYRDSWHSQVQAGIDRRHADQLRPYLDSLRHASPARHMAISEALNGFSLDLVRTVVEDLYKGKVIYAGGDDVMAMVAVDDLLPVMMLLRLVYSGQFPVNGEPDKVWELFKQAGRPLDIGNGYVRKQNTLYRVMGERATASCGAVIAHHTAPLGQVLKSVRAAEQRAKKMGGRNAFAIDALKRSGGDIKLTCPWFNHPDQPESLLDSPMGQLMRLRDALAEPNMSRRAAYIAQDWLRQLPPQALFENNQALYRALLEKSLAFPLVRQNQGIEKYHDLAHSLVEMGMSIRGQTPTDFITQFIGVAEFLARDSRSGGSR, encoded by the coding sequence ATGGAAAACAACACACTCTGGCAAATCAAATTGGCGGCGCGCGTGCATGACCCGGCTGAAAAAGCCTTGGTTCTGATGCGCGACCCGGCCGGCCATGAAGGCGGAACGACGCGAACATTGCTGAAAAGCTTTTTCCCCGATGGCGTGGATGAGAAAACCAAAAAACGGATCAAGCAGGCCGATCATTGGGCATCCGCCGCCGACCGGCCGCAATTTCCACAGGATGCGAATAATCGTTTCGCGAAGTGGACACAGGTTCGGTTTCACGAGAAGCCCGAAATCAAACATCCGCTGACTGGCAAAAGCGCCGATTTGGGGTCGTTGAGCATCGAGCCAGAACATATCAAGGCATTCAGCACCGACAGTTTCAAAGCGTTGATCGAAAATAACCCGGACGGTTCGATAGACTGGCGTAAAACCCTGCTCGGTTTCTGGCGTTTCGGTCCGGAACTCAATCCCGAAGGCTTGGGACATTTATGGCGCTTGCTGCCGGCCGATACCCGAATACCCGACCATACCATCTGGGCGCACCTGGATTTGACCTCGGCTTTTTGCGGCGCCTTCGCCGCCGATGACAACGATCGACCGGCATTGCTGAATATCAGCTTCGGCCCGGTGCAGTCGTTCATCGCTGCGGGTCGTTCGACCTCGGACTTATGGGCCGGTTCGCATTTATTGTCGCGCATCGTCTGGGAAGGAATGAAAGTCATTTGCGAAAGCCTGGGTCCGGATGCGATTATTTTTCCGCAATTGCGCGGCGTGCCGATGGTTGACTTGTGGCTGCAAAAAGAGATGGGCCTGGCGAAGGAACGATTTCAAGATTGTGAATGGCGCAAGGCAAAAACCGACGGCAACCCGCTATTCTCGGCTGCTTTGCCGAACAAATTCGTCGCGCTGGTTCCGGCTTCGCTGGCAAAAGAACTCGCCCAACAAGTGACAGAGCGAGTGCGCGCTTGGGTATCCAGCGAAGCGGAAGCCATGCTGAAACAGTGTCTAAATGAGGCACGCATCGATGACGACACCGGTTTGTATTGTTACCAGCAGCTCAAGGAACAATTGCACGGTTTCCCCGAAGTTTATTGGGCAGCGGTGCCGTGGTTATGCCAACAGCAAAAGGGTTCGGTCGATACCGAAGGACTGGCTGACGCGATGCGGCCGTTTTACCCCGAGTCCAATATGCCCGGTTTTTTGGACAGCGAATTGTGGAAATTATTGAATAAAGCCATAGAACCCGAACAGAATTGGAAATTCTATAACCCCAATCCCGGCGTGTTGTATCCGGCCGTATTCGATTTGCTGGACCGGGTCGCGGCGGCGGCCAAATCGACCCGGACATTCAAGCAAATGCCGCAACAGGGTTACCGAAACACGCTGAGCGGCGAATACGAATGGCTGACGACCGACCCGGAACAACTGCAACTGCCGCCTGGTAAACGAAAAGATACCTTATGGCTGAAAGTCGCCGAAAGAAAACCTTCCTGGGTTAAAAAAGGCGAACATCTGAGTGCCCTGGATATGCTGAAAAGGCTGTGGCCGACACATTTTATCGATGAAATCAAAAATGCGGTGGACGGTTTGGAGGGACTGTCGCGCTATGTCGTATCCACCCATGATATGGCGTTTGCCACCGGCTTCGAACAATGGCTGAACAATGCGCAAGACAATGATTTGCCGACGGCGTTGCGCGCCCAGCTTGAAAACTGGGATACGCAATCGGCCTTGCCGAAAAAATTGCTGAAACAGGCGAGGGATAATCAAGCCATACGCACATTGGCTAAAAAACTGCCGTCGTTTTACGAAGCCACTATCAAAGACGGCAAGGAAGGCCAAATAACGCCTGAAATCGCCAATACCCTGAGCCGGTTTTTCCAGGAAAGCTACTACGGCCTGATTTTGCTGGACGGCGATCACATGGGCGCCTGGCTTGCCGGTAGCGAGGATACATATCGCATGCCTTACCGGGACAGTTGGCACAGCCAGGTGCAAGCCGGCATCGACCGACGTCATGCCGACCAATTACGGCCTTATCTCGACAGTTTACGTCATGCCTCGCCCGCCCGCCATATGGCGATATCCGAAGCACTCAACGGCTTTTCTCTTGATTTGGTTCGCACTGTCGTCGAGGATCTGTATAAAGGCAAGGTGATTTATGCCGGCGGGGACGATGTGATGGCGATGGTGGCGGTCGATGATCTGTTACCGGTGATGATGTTGTTGCGGCTGGTTTACAGCGGTCAGTTTCCGGTCAATGGCGAGCCGGATAAAGTCTGGGAGCTGTTCAAGCAGGCGGGCAGGCCACTGGACATCGGCAACGGCTACGTGCGCAAACAAAACACGCTGTACCGGGTCATGGGCGAGAGGGCCACGGCATCCTGCGGTGCGGTGATCGCCCATCATACCGCTCCGCTGGGGCAAGTATTGAAATCGGTGCGGGCCGCCGAACAGCGCGCCAAAAAAATGGGCGGCCGTAACGCTTTCGCGATCGATGCACTGAAGCGTTCCGGCGGCGATATCAAACTGACCTGTCCCTGGTTCAATCATCCGGATCAACCGGAAAGTCTGCTGGACAGTCCGATGGGGCAGTTAATGCGGCTTAGGGATGCATTGGCCGAACCAAATATGTCGAGGCGGGCGGCCTATATAGCCCAAGACTGGTTGAGGCAATTGCCGCCGCAAGCACTGTTTGAAAATAACCAGGCACTTTATCGTGCTCTTTTGGAAAAATCGCTGGCCTTTCCGTTAGTCAGACAAAATCAAGGTATCGAAAAATATCACGATTTGGCTCACAGTCTGGTCGAGATGGGTATGTCGATCAGGGGGCAAACACCAACCGATTTCATCACACAATTCATCGGCGTCGCCGAATTCTTGGCGCGCGATAGCCGTTCGGGAGGATCACGATGA
- the csm6 gene encoding CRISPR-associated ring nuclease Csm6 → MEQRQKNLLLCVTGLSPQVVTETLYALHRNGEQMPDGIHILTTDEGAERARLTLINDRWLNRFYADYGLRPPRFDSAHIHILCDASGRPLHDIRSQQDNRAMADGITETIRQFTADPENRLHVSIAGGRKTMGFYAGYALSLYGRDQDRLSHVLVSAHYESHPQFFYPTPYSQTIYTNDRSNKPLDTKQAEVVLADIAFVRLRHGLDDDLLTGRSSFSKSVQRAQQKLGPEKLTIDQKLRVITAQGIGIRLKPADLAFYDWLIQNQLQQRAPISCPSEGVSDPDYAQAYLKHYREIIGEMGAGERTEAALQHGMSKSFFEQRKSRVNGAIKKALQGRAGPYLIAAHGKRPRTYYRIELKDEQIEYL, encoded by the coding sequence ATGGAACAAAGACAAAAAAACCTATTATTATGCGTCACCGGCCTTAGTCCGCAAGTGGTGACCGAAACCCTGTATGCCTTGCACCGAAACGGCGAGCAGATGCCGGACGGCATTCACATCCTCACCACGGACGAAGGCGCCGAGCGCGCCCGGTTGACGTTGATCAACGACCGCTGGCTGAATCGTTTTTACGCGGATTATGGCTTGAGGCCGCCGAGATTCGACTCAGCCCATATCCATATCCTATGCGATGCAAGCGGCCGGCCTTTGCACGACATCCGCAGCCAACAGGACAACCGGGCCATGGCCGACGGCATTACCGAAACGATACGCCAGTTTACCGCCGATCCGGAAAACAGGCTGCATGTCAGTATCGCCGGCGGGCGGAAAACGATGGGGTTTTATGCCGGCTACGCCCTGTCCCTGTACGGACGCGACCAGGACCGGCTAAGCCACGTCCTGGTTTCGGCCCATTACGAATCGCATCCGCAATTCTTCTATCCGACGCCGTATTCGCAAACTATTTATACCAACGACCGCAGCAACAAACCGCTGGATACCAAGCAGGCCGAAGTCGTGCTGGCCGACATCGCCTTCGTGCGCCTGCGCCACGGCCTCGACGACGATTTGCTGACGGGACGCAGCAGTTTCAGCAAGTCCGTGCAGAGGGCCCAGCAAAAGCTGGGCCCGGAAAAGCTGACCATCGACCAAAAGCTAAGAGTCATCACCGCGCAAGGCATCGGTATTCGCCTCAAACCGGCCGACTTGGCGTTTTATGATTGGCTGATTCAAAACCAGTTGCAACAGCGAGCGCCTATTTCTTGCCCGAGCGAAGGGGTTTCCGATCCGGACTACGCGCAAGCGTATCTGAAACATTACCGAGAAATCATCGGCGAAATGGGCGCGGGCGAAAGGACCGAAGCAGCCTTGCAACACGGCATGAGCAAAAGCTTCTTCGAACAGCGCAAATCGCGCGTCAACGGCGCCATCAAGAAAGCCCTTCAGGGCAGGGCCGGGCCTTATTTGATCGCCGCGCACGGGAAAAGGCCGCGGACTTATTACCGGATTGAATTGAAAGACGAACAGATTGAATATTTATGA
- the csx16 gene encoding CRISPR-associated protein Csx16 → MTTYFISRHPGAQQWAREHGICVDIQLAHLDISDVQAGDVVIGSLPVNLVAELIRKQARYLHLVLDLPHAWRGKELSAAQMKECNARLEEYQANKVEP, encoded by the coding sequence ATGACCACCTACTTCATCTCCCGCCATCCCGGCGCGCAGCAATGGGCGCGGGAGCACGGTATTTGTGTCGATATACAACTGGCGCATTTGGATATTTCGGACGTTCAAGCCGGTGACGTCGTGATCGGCAGTCTGCCGGTCAATCTGGTGGCCGAGTTGATCCGGAAACAGGCGCGTTATCTGCATCTGGTCCTCGATCTACCGCACGCTTGGCGAGGAAAGGAACTGTCCGCCGCACAGATGAAGGAATGCAATGCGCGGCTGGAAGAATACCAGGCGAACAAGGTTGAGCCATGA
- a CDS encoding type III-B CRISPR module-associated Cmr3 family protein, translating to MTEFHFLQPLDVLYLRGNRLFADASTPGEAVMPPWPSLSAGALRAQILAEQGIDGGRFAVGDARLPEAMAQCLGSPTEPGDFRISHLLLAKTDAGQIIDIYMPLPSDMIVSGFASDKPTQIQYLQPQKLAPQILCNARCGQIPVFRTATQAKPDSGLWLNRQGIAAWLNARPIRPEHLLESKRLWQTDPRLGIALDESARTTLEGQLYIVDTVAMAEDVGFLAGVSGAKGLLPETGVIRLGGDGRGARHGKIAWAMPEPDWSVIEQSKRFRVLLTTPGLFESGWLLPGMIEKNGEIIWQTDEFAAHLVSASITRSETVSGWDLAENKPKPALKAVNTGSVYWLDQFEGSIDSLHKLVEQGLSRIAVYPDKRRSAEGFNNIMIAAWPR from the coding sequence ATGACGGAATTTCATTTCTTGCAGCCTTTGGACGTGCTGTATCTGCGCGGTAATCGCTTATTCGCCGACGCATCGACGCCGGGAGAGGCGGTGATGCCGCCCTGGCCGTCGCTGTCCGCCGGCGCGTTACGCGCGCAGATATTGGCTGAACAGGGCATCGATGGCGGTCGATTCGCGGTGGGGGATGCACGCCTGCCTGAAGCGATGGCGCAATGCCTGGGGTCGCCGACTGAACCCGGCGATTTCCGCATCAGTCATTTGTTGTTGGCTAAGACGGATGCTGGACAGATAATTGACATTTATATGCCGTTGCCATCGGATATGATCGTTTCCGGTTTCGCATCGGATAAACCAACGCAAATACAGTATTTACAGCCACAAAAATTGGCGCCACAGATACTTTGTAATGCGCGGTGCGGGCAGATTCCGGTTTTCCGCACCGCGACTCAGGCCAAACCCGACAGCGGCTTGTGGTTGAACCGGCAAGGCATCGCAGCCTGGCTGAATGCCCGACCCATTCGACCGGAACACCTGCTTGAATCCAAACGGCTCTGGCAAACCGATCCTCGCCTGGGTATTGCTTTGGATGAATCGGCGCGAACGACTCTTGAAGGGCAGCTTTATATCGTTGATACCGTAGCCATGGCGGAAGATGTCGGATTTCTGGCCGGTGTCAGCGGCGCTAAGGGACTACTGCCCGAGACCGGCGTTATACGCTTGGGCGGCGACGGACGCGGCGCAAGGCATGGCAAAATCGCCTGGGCTATGCCGGAGCCGGATTGGTCTGTGATCGAGCAAAGCAAGCGATTCCGGGTGCTCTTGACGACGCCGGGCCTGTTTGAGTCCGGTTGGTTGTTGCCGGGGATGATTGAAAAAAATGGCGAAATTATTTGGCAAACTGACGAATTTGCCGCGCATCTGGTTTCGGCGTCTATCACGCGGTCGGAAACCGTCAGCGGTTGGGACTTGGCCGAAAACAAACCTAAGCCCGCGCTGAAAGCGGTCAATACCGGCAGCGTTTACTGGTTGGATCAATTCGAGGGCTCTATCGATTCCCTCCACAAGCTTGTCGAACAAGGACTGTCGCGGATTGCCGTTTATCCTGATAAACGGCGCTCTGCGGAAGGTTTCAACAATATCATGATTGCGGCATGGCCGCGCTAA
- the cmr4 gene encoding type III-B CRISPR module RAMP protein Cmr4, with product MAALSSGETMFQENRIVFLYCISPVHMGAGTAVGGLIDNPIQREKHTDYPVMAGSGIKGAIRHDYWAQGGSDNQLLKRIFGPEKDAAEHAGAVSFGDGQLLAFPVRCAKAGYVYATSPLLLARLQRHMTLAGIQADWNIPDISSGHCRLRNPDLLSDDHIALEAYELVAQLDADNALGQIADWMAENGLPEGENYSFFRDKLKKDLVLLSNEEMHYFAVNSTVVEPHVRIDDVSGTADGGALFYSENLPPESLLYTTLMASRERYKKGDGGDNRMEATQIVDTLVNGNDHWQGLHGRMVQFGGDATTGRGQIVCSVKGDKHD from the coding sequence ATGGCCGCGCTAAGTTCAGGAGAGACTATGTTTCAGGAAAACCGAATCGTTTTTTTATATTGCATTAGCCCTGTGCATATGGGAGCGGGCACTGCGGTCGGCGGCTTGATCGACAATCCCATTCAACGCGAAAAACATACCGATTACCCGGTCATGGCTGGCTCCGGCATCAAGGGTGCTATTCGCCATGATTATTGGGCGCAGGGCGGCAGCGATAATCAATTGCTGAAGCGGATTTTCGGCCCTGAAAAGGATGCGGCCGAACATGCTGGGGCGGTCAGTTTTGGTGACGGACAATTACTGGCGTTTCCGGTGCGTTGTGCCAAAGCGGGCTATGTCTACGCAACCTCGCCCTTGTTATTGGCGCGTTTGCAGCGGCACATGACGCTGGCTGGCATTCAAGCCGACTGGAATATTCCTGACATATCCAGCGGCCATTGCCGGCTGCGCAATCCCGATTTGTTGAGCGATGATCACATTGCGCTAGAAGCTTACGAACTCGTTGCCCAATTGGATGCGGATAATGCATTGGGACAAATTGCCGACTGGATGGCTGAAAACGGTTTGCCGGAAGGGGAGAACTACAGCTTCTTCCGCGACAAGCTGAAGAAGGATCTGGTCCTGCTTTCCAATGAAGAAATGCATTATTTCGCCGTCAATTCCACCGTGGTCGAGCCGCATGTGCGCATCGACGATGTCAGCGGCACCGCCGATGGCGGCGCCTTGTTCTACAGCGAAAACCTGCCGCCGGAAAGCCTGCTTTATACGACCCTGATGGCTAGTCGGGAGCGCTATAAAAAAGGCGACGGAGGCGATAATCGCATGGAAGCCACACAGATAGTCGATACGCTGGTTAATGGCAATGACCACTGGCAGGGCTTGCATGGCCGCATGGTGCAATTCGGCGGCGATGCCACCACCGGACGCGGACAAATCGTCTGTTCGGTCAAAGGAGATAAGCATGATTAA